Proteins encoded in a region of the Acidobacteriota bacterium genome:
- a CDS encoding DUF192 domain-containing protein, with protein sequence MKFYHRATGQLLAEKVVLANTFFTRLRGLIARSRLAPAEALWLRPCNGVHTWWMHYAIDVIFLDRELRIIKLVENLRPFRLTAPHRDARSVLEMSAHTISQAQLKVGDQLEFIRE encoded by the coding sequence ATGAAGTTTTACCATCGTGCAACCGGTCAGCTATTGGCTGAGAAGGTTGTATTAGCCAACACTTTTTTCACGCGGCTGCGCGGCTTGATTGCTCGCAGCCGTCTCGCCCCCGCTGAAGCACTTTGGCTGCGCCCCTGCAATGGCGTCCATACTTGGTGGATGCATTACGCGATTGATGTGATCTTTCTTGATCGTGAATTGCGAATCATCAAGTTGGTTGAAAATTTGCGCCCGTTTCGCCTGACGGCTCCTCACAGAGACGCGCGAAGCGTGCTGGAAATGTCAGCGCACACCATCTCCCAAGCCCAACTCAAAGTCGGCGATCAGCTCGAATTCATTCGAGAATGA
- a CDS encoding type II secretion system F family protein has product MDSNALFFFSALFGTVVSIGIAAYFFFVRPVNPVETRLREINPRAVEEAAPPNVSTVVVERIAKPLAQFVPQPSPRNLRRLRRRLIQAGYYGENAATIYRAIQLISMLVLPTLVFFFLTVILRKPVDTGTIGLTIVALGYGGFMPSFMLSRQITKRKNRITRALPDALDLMVVCVEAGLGLNAALHRVGREMELVEPNLSGELAITNREIRAGKPRDEALRNLGDRTGVDDVKSLVAMLVQTDRFGTSIADSLRVFADSMRTKRRQRAEEMVAKATIKLIFPLLLFIFPALLIVLMGPALIKIYDLFGFISQ; this is encoded by the coding sequence ATGGATAGCAACGCACTATTTTTCTTTTCAGCCCTGTTCGGGACAGTCGTCAGCATAGGAATTGCCGCGTACTTTTTCTTCGTTCGTCCGGTGAATCCAGTCGAAACTCGATTGAGGGAAATCAACCCTCGCGCAGTGGAAGAAGCGGCTCCGCCAAATGTTTCCACCGTCGTTGTTGAGCGCATTGCCAAACCTTTGGCGCAATTCGTCCCGCAACCGTCGCCACGCAATCTTCGCCGATTGCGCAGACGCCTGATCCAGGCCGGGTATTACGGGGAAAATGCCGCGACGATTTATCGTGCGATCCAGTTGATTTCCATGTTGGTGTTGCCGACCTTGGTTTTCTTTTTCCTGACGGTCATTTTACGCAAGCCGGTTGATACGGGAACGATTGGTTTAACGATTGTCGCGCTTGGTTATGGCGGATTCATGCCCTCGTTTATGTTGTCGCGCCAAATCACCAAACGGAAAAACAGAATCACACGCGCGTTGCCCGATGCGCTGGACCTGATGGTGGTTTGCGTCGAAGCTGGTTTGGGATTGAATGCGGCGCTCCATCGTGTGGGCCGGGAAATGGAATTGGTTGAACCCAATCTGTCCGGCGAACTGGCCATAACCAACCGTGAAATTCGCGCTGGCAAACCGCGCGACGAAGCGTTGCGCAACCTGGGCGACCGCACCGGAGTGGACGATGTGAAATCGTTGGTGGCGATGTTGGTGCAAACCGACCGCTTCGGAACTTCCATTGCTGACAGCTTGCGCGTATTTGCCGATTCGATGCGAACCAAGCGACGTCAACGCGCCGAAGAGATGGTCGCCAAAGCCACCATTAAGTTGATTTTCCCCCTGCTGTTGTTTATCTTTCCGGCGCTTTTGATCGTGCTGATGGGACCGGCACTGATCAAAATTTACGATCTGTTCGGATTCATTAGCCAGTAG
- a CDS encoding type II secretion system F family protein translates to MDLVVFVFPALIAAIFLIVAFYFFVSRDTDEYRKRIDDRLKQLVQERGGASQREMQLLKDELLSTVPMFHRALIRFEIFNRLQNTLRQADQKITVYRFIIYSLIAGLVAGLLIFFFSGSLMAMFIVAIVVMIAPYLWVLNKRRRRFNKFLEQLPDALELMVRSLQAGHSFSSALQMVATEMPEPISREFGKTYEEQNLGLNIKSALENMCERVPILDLKLCVTAVLIQREIGGNLSEVLRNISHTIRERFRIQGEIRVKSAQARLSGYVVSALPFFLFFWINLVNPQYMKSMYEHPLGYYILGGGVIMQIIGWLIIRKIVDIEV, encoded by the coding sequence ATGGATTTGGTAGTTTTTGTTTTTCCGGCATTGATCGCTGCCATCTTTTTGATTGTGGCGTTTTACTTTTTCGTCAGCCGCGACACGGACGAATATCGCAAACGCATTGATGATCGGCTGAAACAGTTGGTGCAGGAGCGCGGCGGCGCCAGTCAGCGTGAAATGCAGCTTCTCAAAGACGAACTGCTTAGCACGGTGCCAATGTTTCACCGTGCACTGATTCGCTTTGAGATTTTCAACCGGCTGCAAAACACGCTGCGCCAGGCGGACCAAAAGATCACAGTTTACCGCTTCATCATTTACAGTTTGATCGCCGGGTTAGTCGCCGGATTGTTGATTTTCTTTTTCTCCGGCTCGCTGATGGCGATGTTCATCGTGGCAATTGTCGTGATGATTGCGCCGTATCTGTGGGTTCTAAACAAACGTCGCCGCCGATTCAACAAATTCCTGGAGCAATTGCCCGATGCGCTGGAATTGATGGTGCGTTCGCTGCAGGCCGGACATAGTTTCAGTTCTGCCCTGCAAATGGTGGCGACCGAAATGCCGGAACCAATTTCGCGCGAATTTGGCAAAACCTACGAAGAGCAAAATCTGGGGTTGAATATCAAATCCGCGCTTGAAAATATGTGCGAACGCGTGCCGATTCTGGATTTGAAACTATGCGTGACGGCGGTTCTGATTCAGCGGGAAATCGGCGGCAACTTGTCCGAAGTGCTGCGCAACATCAGCCACACCATTCGCGAACGCTTCCGCATTCAGGGCGAAATTCGCGTCAAATCCGCGCAGGCACGGTTGTCCGGATATGTGGTCAGCGCATTGCCGTTTTTTCTGTTCTTCTGGATCAATCTGGTCAACCCGCAGTACATGAAATCCATGTATGAACATCCGCTGGGGTATTACATATTGGGCGGCGGCGTGATAATGCAAATCATTGGTTGGTTGATCATTCGCAAGATCGTGGACATCGAGGTATAG
- a CDS encoding CpaF family protein, translating to MSVIKSRLQDQINGSLPRGTATAETNAMQDLKAKVHRTLINRLDLSKLEGLDQAVAHSEVKKAITKILDDENAPLSGAEREKIQTDVLNELFGLGPLEPLLADTSIADILVNGSRSVYIERRGKLEKVDVTFRDDAHLMQIIDRIVSRIGRRIDESSPMVDARLKDGSRVNAIIPPLALDGPTLSIRRFGTDPLKIKDLIGLNALTPELAQMLEACVKARLNVLISGGTGAGKTTMLNCLSSFIPDTERLVTIEDSAELLLQQPHVVRLETRPPNIEGRGEVTQRSLLKNSLRMRPDRIIVGEVRGDEAIDMLQAMNTGHDGGMTTIHANTPRDALSRLETMIAMANLRISDKAMRQQISSAIHLIVQVSRMGDGTRKVMSVSEIIGMEGEIITMQEIYRFIRTGVGRNGEVQGQFQPTGIRPRFSDRLEQYGFKLPPNIFEPRGVAVEVNQSGWRGR from the coding sequence ATGTCAGTTATCAAAAGCAGATTGCAGGATCAAATCAACGGTTCGCTGCCGCGAGGAACCGCGACGGCGGAAACCAATGCGATGCAGGATCTGAAAGCCAAGGTCCATCGTACCCTGATCAACCGACTGGATCTTTCCAAGCTGGAAGGCTTGGATCAGGCTGTCGCGCATTCAGAAGTCAAAAAAGCCATCACCAAAATTCTCGATGATGAAAATGCTCCCCTAAGCGGAGCCGAGCGCGAAAAGATTCAAACCGACGTTCTGAACGAATTGTTCGGATTGGGGCCGTTGGAGCCGCTTCTGGCTGACACTTCCATCGCTGATATTTTGGTCAATGGCAGTCGCAGTGTGTACATTGAGCGGCGCGGCAAACTGGAAAAAGTTGACGTCACATTTCGCGATGATGCCCACCTGATGCAGATCATTGACCGCATCGTATCGCGCATTGGCCGCCGTATTGACGAATCATCGCCGATGGTGGATGCGCGCTTGAAAGATGGTTCGCGCGTCAATGCCATCATTCCGCCGCTGGCTTTGGATGGCCCAACGCTTTCCATTCGTCGTTTCGGAACCGATCCGCTGAAAATCAAAGACCTGATTGGATTGAATGCGCTGACGCCGGAACTGGCTCAAATGCTGGAAGCCTGCGTGAAAGCCCGCTTGAACGTTTTGATTTCCGGAGGAACCGGCGCGGGTAAGACGACCATGCTCAACTGTTTGTCGTCGTTCATTCCGGATACCGAGCGATTGGTGACGATTGAAGATTCCGCGGAATTATTGCTGCAACAACCACACGTCGTTCGATTGGAAACGCGTCCGCCGAACATCGAAGGCCGAGGCGAAGTGACACAGCGTTCCCTGCTGAAAAACTCCTTGCGTATGCGGCCGGATCGCATCATCGTCGGTGAGGTGCGCGGCGATGAAGCCATTGATATGCTTCAGGCCATGAACACCGGCCACGATGGCGGTATGACGACCATCCACGCCAACACGCCGCGCGATGCGCTGTCCCGGTTGGAAACGATGATTGCCATGGCCAACCTGCGGATTTCCGACAAAGCCATGCGCCAGCAAATCAGTTCCGCCATTCATTTGATTGTTCAGGTGTCCCGTATGGGCGATGGCACTCGTAAGGTGATGAGCGTTTCGGAAATCATCGGCATGGAAGGCGAAATTATCACGATGCAGGAAATTTACCGGTTCATCCGCACCGGTGTCGGTCGCAATGGCGAAGTCCAGGGCCAATTTCAACCCACCGGCATTCGCCCGCGTTTTTCGGACCGCTTGGAGCAATACGGATTCAAACTGCCCCCAAACATTTTCGAGCCGCGCGGTGTGGCGGTCGAAGTTAATCAAAGCGGTTGGAGAGGCCGATAG
- a CDS encoding AAA family ATPase produces MSQQERTRLRSSSQIPLAILAELPNAPQVLDELNRLRPQATLVLLNGELNHSFQLVERIHQELPDTAVICSSEDSSPEVILQSFRSGATEFLRQPLVESEISSVFAKIEQSVIRPEESHLGRVVAVFASKGGCGTTFVTANLAASLARLSRKRACVIDLNLQAGDQPLYLGLEPIYSIHDVVRNYDRLDDQLMASYLTQRSKNLTLLAAPTEIGKDEDVRVEHVTRSIALLRAQTEYVVIDPPRMLNENTIAALDAADDLILLLTLDIPAIRSARRTLDIFTRLGYDRNRIKVVVNRYTKTPEFDLKQVEKVLETQVFATIANDYQAAIASINVGEPLVLSKNQSRVIHDFGVLASKLTGIKSQSEQLPSASKPQRSGWTSIFGAKR; encoded by the coding sequence TTGAGTCAGCAGGAGAGAACGCGACTGCGCAGTTCAAGCCAGATTCCGCTTGCAATCCTGGCCGAATTGCCGAATGCGCCGCAGGTGCTGGACGAATTGAATCGTTTGCGCCCGCAAGCGACCCTGGTCTTGCTCAACGGCGAGTTGAATCACTCCTTCCAGCTTGTCGAGCGTATTCATCAGGAATTACCGGATACAGCGGTCATTTGCTCCAGCGAAGACAGTTCACCTGAAGTCATCCTGCAATCCTTCCGTTCCGGGGCGACAGAGTTTCTGCGTCAACCATTGGTTGAATCCGAAATCTCTTCCGTTTTCGCCAAAATCGAACAATCGGTGATTCGACCCGAAGAGTCCCACTTGGGACGGGTGGTGGCCGTTTTTGCCAGCAAAGGCGGTTGCGGAACAACGTTTGTCACCGCGAATCTGGCGGCAAGTCTGGCGCGACTGTCTCGCAAACGCGCCTGCGTTATTGATTTGAATCTCCAAGCGGGCGACCAGCCGCTATACCTGGGACTGGAACCGATTTATTCGATCCACGACGTCGTCCGCAATTATGACCGGCTGGATGATCAGTTGATGGCCAGTTACCTGACGCAAAGGTCAAAAAACCTGACTTTGCTGGCTGCACCGACCGAAATCGGAAAAGACGAAGATGTTCGAGTCGAACACGTCACGCGTTCAATCGCATTGCTGCGCGCGCAAACCGAATACGTCGTAATTGATCCGCCGCGTATGTTGAACGAAAACACGATTGCGGCATTGGATGCGGCGGACGATTTGATTTTGTTGTTGACGCTGGACATTCCGGCGATTCGCAGCGCACGTCGCACACTGGATATCTTCACGCGGTTAGGCTATGACCGTAACCGAATCAAGGTTGTCGTTAATCGGTACACCAAAACTCCTGAATTCGATTTGAAGCAGGTTGAGAAAGTTCTGGAGACGCAGGTTTTCGCAACCATCGCCAATGATTATCAAGCGGCGATTGCCTCCATCAATGTTGGCGAACCACTGGTGTTATCCAAAAACCAGTCGCGAGTCATTCACGATTTCGGCGTGTTGGCCAGTAAACTGACCGGCATTAAATCTCAATCTGAGCAGTTACCAAGCGCTTCCAAGCCCCAGCGTAGCGGCTGGACTTCGATTTTCGGCGCCAAGCGCTGA
- a CDS encoding type II and III secretion system protein family protein produces MTNLFQRFNVQPVLKLAVAVFTLMILSVLANAQERMIQASFTNNGQPIKIDVQVGQSRVIEFDADYERIAISDEKVAQVIPINFRQAIVNGLTFGQVNMVAWAKKKEGEPERLVAFDIYVLTNLSLIDNQIKVLFPKENIQLSQVNNSVVLSGSVTKPELADQVQKIIEAAGLKVTNLLKAPVLDAAQVQLQIRVAEVNRSVLRELATAYGVANSTIPTFISSGGPGAGEGGIDLIQKVVTATAGSLSGVNILMGNPNNDAGILGFVRALQTRGAIRELAEPNLIAMHGQKANFLAGGEFPVPVLQSVNAGQSAITIVWKEFGVRLEFVPTIIDENHIRLELAPEVSSLDFSSGIRVQDLVVPGLRTRRAKTSLELRDGQSFALAGLIDNNEQVSLSKIPLLADIPVLGELFKSRRFQRNETELMFLATVKLVEPLNPDQLPRLPGVSELKPVSSNSTGSPAGQIEGQSGHSVQRKSGEEQFEDQSRKLSGEDKSKALKSEVTPATVPVNNPAASEKTTEKAATANLSSTINPVVPTSVVPAPIGPTGADVPVTRNGKTGKPETVKPETEASGTKNPNPQNNEKP; encoded by the coding sequence ATGACAAATCTGTTTCAACGATTCAATGTTCAACCCGTTCTCAAACTGGCGGTTGCGGTATTCACGCTGATGATTTTGAGCGTCCTTGCCAACGCGCAGGAGAGAATGATTCAAGCTTCTTTCACGAATAACGGCCAACCCATCAAAATTGATGTGCAAGTCGGCCAATCGCGCGTCATCGAATTCGACGCGGATTATGAGCGGATCGCGATCTCCGATGAAAAGGTCGCGCAGGTCATTCCCATCAATTTCCGTCAGGCAATCGTCAATGGCCTGACGTTTGGGCAAGTCAACATGGTGGCCTGGGCCAAGAAAAAGGAAGGTGAGCCGGAACGACTGGTTGCGTTTGATATTTACGTGCTGACCAACCTTTCCTTGATTGATAACCAGATCAAGGTTCTGTTTCCGAAGGAGAACATTCAGCTCAGTCAGGTCAACAATTCTGTCGTTCTTTCCGGCAGTGTGACGAAACCCGAACTTGCCGATCAGGTACAAAAGATCATCGAAGCCGCAGGGTTGAAGGTGACCAATCTGCTCAAAGCGCCAGTGCTGGATGCCGCGCAAGTGCAGTTGCAGATACGAGTGGCTGAGGTCAACCGTTCAGTCCTGCGCGAATTGGCCACTGCGTACGGCGTGGCAAACAGTACCATTCCGACATTCATCAGCTCTGGCGGACCAGGCGCTGGTGAAGGGGGCATTGATCTGATTCAGAAGGTCGTCACAGCGACCGCTGGCTCCCTGAGTGGTGTGAACATTTTGATGGGCAATCCCAATAATGATGCTGGCATTTTGGGGTTTGTTCGAGCCTTGCAAACTCGCGGCGCGATTCGGGAATTGGCTGAGCCAAATTTGATCGCAATGCATGGCCAAAAAGCGAATTTTCTGGCTGGCGGAGAATTTCCGGTGCCAGTGCTGCAATCGGTCAATGCGGGGCAATCTGCGATAACGATTGTCTGGAAGGAATTCGGGGTTCGATTGGAGTTCGTTCCAACCATTATTGACGAAAATCACATCCGTCTGGAATTGGCTCCTGAAGTTTCCAGTCTGGATTTTAGCTCAGGCATACGTGTGCAAGATTTGGTCGTGCCCGGATTGCGCACGCGTCGTGCGAAAACGTCACTTGAATTGCGCGATGGACAAAGTTTTGCGCTGGCTGGTCTGATTGACAATAACGAACAGGTTTCCTTGTCGAAGATTCCGCTGCTTGCCGACATTCCGGTTCTTGGCGAACTATTCAAAAGCCGTCGTTTCCAACGGAATGAAACTGAGTTGATGTTTCTTGCCACCGTGAAACTGGTTGAGCCGCTCAATCCAGATCAACTGCCTCGGTTGCCCGGCGTCAGCGAACTGAAGCCGGTGTCATCGAATTCGACCGGCTCACCGGCTGGACAGATCGAAGGCCAGTCAGGCCATTCGGTTCAACGTAAATCCGGCGAAGAGCAGTTTGAAGATCAAAGTCGAAAACTGTCTGGTGAGGACAAGTCCAAAGCGTTAAAGTCTGAGGTGACGCCTGCTACTGTTCCTGTGAATAACCCTGCCGCTTCGGAAAAAACGACCGAGAAAGCGGCGACGGCAAATCTCAGTTCGACGATCAACCCGGTTGTTCCGACTTCGGTTGTGCCTGCCCCCATTGGGCCGACGGGCGCTGATGTGCCAGTCACCAGAAACGGAAAAACAGGAAAGCCCGAAACCGTTAAACCGGAGACAGAAGCGTCGGGGACGAAAAATCCGAATCCGCAGAACAACGAAAAGCCGTAG
- the cpaB gene encoding Flp pilus assembly protein CpaB, protein MNRRFFIALAGAIVFGLLAILLAQRYMEQNLKQKIAQGERDVIVAVGDIPVGTEITTQQVKSAKFKADQIPPGAMLKLEEVLNRVTTADIPDKTFVLSKQLAGLGAQPGLSSLVTEGMRSVSVRVDEASGVAGFISPGTYVDVIAIMTPQLDGAKPVSKVVLQKVRVLAGGQKMETSKDGKPALVNTVTLELTPAQAEKVKLAESEGKLQLSIRNATDQDLPKTPGATKRDVLDDIALERRALEGVRQGAGGGPRPMPTIQPWTINVNNPNQQPQGPSVKKVNLEKTIELIEGTKRSRIEMVP, encoded by the coding sequence ATGAATAGACGTTTTTTTATTGCCCTTGCAGGCGCAATAGTTTTTGGCTTGCTGGCGATCTTACTGGCGCAGAGGTACATGGAACAAAATCTCAAGCAGAAGATTGCCCAAGGTGAGCGGGATGTAATTGTTGCCGTAGGGGATATCCCTGTTGGAACAGAAATTACTACGCAACAAGTCAAAAGTGCCAAATTCAAAGCGGATCAAATTCCGCCCGGGGCGATGCTGAAGCTGGAAGAAGTCCTCAATCGTGTGACGACTGCGGACATACCGGATAAGACATTTGTCTTGTCAAAACAGTTGGCGGGCTTAGGCGCTCAACCCGGTTTGTCCTCATTGGTTACGGAAGGAATGCGATCCGTTTCCGTTCGCGTGGATGAGGCAAGCGGTGTGGCTGGATTTATTTCGCCCGGAACTTACGTGGATGTGATTGCAATTATGACTCCGCAGCTTGATGGAGCGAAGCCGGTTTCGAAGGTTGTTCTCCAGAAGGTTCGTGTGCTGGCTGGTGGTCAAAAGATGGAAACCAGCAAAGATGGAAAACCCGCGCTGGTGAATACGGTGACGTTGGAGTTAACGCCTGCGCAAGCGGAAAAAGTCAAACTGGCTGAGTCCGAAGGCAAATTGCAGCTTTCGATTCGCAACGCCACGGATCAGGATTTGCCGAAAACTCCGGGCGCAACCAAACGTGATGTGTTGGATGACATTGCTTTGGAACGTCGCGCATTGGAAGGAGTCCGACAAGGAGCAGGCGGCGGACCTCGCCCAATGCCTACAATTCAGCCCTGGACGATTAACGTCAACAATCCGAATCAACAACCGCAAGGACCGTCTGTGAAAAAGGTCAATCTCGAAAAAACAATCGAGTTGATCGAAGGCACAAAGCGGTCGCGAATTGAGATGGTGCCCTAG
- a CDS encoding pilus assembly protein — translation MCNHKWTKFREHGQSMVEMAVILPLFLAFVLSIIEIGRAWAVKQSLTLAAREGARVLAMPYGAGLSFSSESQKQDAAVKAVTSYLNNSGVVVTSDTKIVPIRLLPGGDNIFGTADDKVEENYSGGNRGDRIGIQISHKFDTALPIILTMFNSNSPDQKDVKMGVTCYLEQE, via the coding sequence ATGTGCAATCATAAATGGACGAAGTTCAGGGAGCATGGACAATCCATGGTCGAAATGGCTGTTATCCTTCCTCTATTCCTTGCCTTTGTTTTATCAATTATCGAGATTGGGCGCGCTTGGGCAGTTAAGCAATCGCTGACATTGGCTGCACGTGAAGGCGCGAGAGTTTTGGCGATGCCCTATGGAGCAGGCCTTTCCTTCTCGAGTGAAAGCCAAAAGCAGGATGCGGCGGTGAAAGCAGTAACCTCCTACTTGAACAATTCAGGAGTGGTTGTCACTTCAGACACGAAAATTGTTCCGATACGGTTGTTGCCTGGTGGCGATAATATCTTTGGCACCGCCGACGACAAGGTTGAGGAAAATTATTCTGGCGGAAATCGCGGCGACCGCATCGGAATTCAGATTAGTCATAAGTTCGATACAGCGCTTCCCATTATCCTGACCATGTTCAATTCAAATTCTCCCGATCAAAAAGATGTCAAAATGGGTGTCACGTGTTATCTCGAACAGGAATAA
- a CDS encoding pilus assembly protein: MKHLQKLHFHHSVRRNRHRKEEQGQALIEFALMILILFVMLIGVSIIAQGFNLQMALYGAAYEGARIWAKNPVRGGVDHCSPPACDPNSGTANNFEKYVAPAVREYMTNQGFDGSVQTGKLFFFSKDSTASRNALEAISRDPLQVKVTLLYSIDLPFNVPSPGFDLSYKEIQVIASCTMKRGG; the protein is encoded by the coding sequence ATGAAACATCTTCAGAAACTTCATTTTCATCACTCCGTCCGTCGCAATCGGCACAGAAAAGAAGAACAAGGGCAAGCTCTCATCGAATTTGCCCTTATGATTCTGATTCTTTTCGTTATGCTGATAGGAGTTTCAATCATTGCACAAGGATTCAATTTGCAAATGGCTTTGTATGGAGCCGCCTACGAAGGGGCGCGGATTTGGGCGAAAAACCCAGTTCGTGGAGGTGTAGACCACTGTTCACCTCCAGCCTGTGACCCCAACAGCGGCACGGCTAATAATTTTGAGAAGTACGTTGCGCCAGCGGTTCGTGAGTACATGACCAACCAAGGGTTTGATGGAAGCGTCCAAACAGGGAAGTTATTTTTCTTTTCCAAAGATAGCACAGCGTCTCGCAACGCCTTGGAAGCGATAAGCCGTGACCCATTACAAGTAAAAGTAACGCTGCTGTATTCAATAGACCTTCCGTTTAATGTGCCTAGTCCTGGGTTCGATTTGAGCTATAAGGAAATTCAAGTGATTGCCAGTTGCACCATGAAACGTGGCGGGTAA
- a CDS encoding prepilin peptidase codes for MSWPEWSSIVSLTVLVVAVAIFDLRERRIPNFIVMPASLIGLSVHWFDSGWAGLAFSLKGIGIGFVILLIPYLVKGMKAGDVKFMMAIGSFVGATSIIRVLLITLLCYPVLAAIMVIRQGKLKVTWLRFRRILFNFLGFFVVSLRLYAVRLESLDDKSVASATTPFGVAIAIGALISIYTGFLKSIL; via the coding sequence ATGAGTTGGCCGGAATGGAGTTCTATTGTTAGCTTGACTGTTCTTGTGGTTGCTGTTGCGATCTTTGATCTACGGGAACGCCGAATTCCCAATTTCATCGTCATGCCTGCTTCACTGATCGGACTATCCGTTCATTGGTTTGATTCTGGCTGGGCAGGCCTTGCATTCTCTTTGAAGGGAATAGGGATCGGGTTTGTTATCTTGCTAATTCCTTATTTGGTTAAAGGAATGAAAGCAGGTGACGTCAAATTTATGATGGCGATTGGGTCATTTGTTGGAGCGACAAGCATCATTCGCGTCCTGCTGATAACACTGCTTTGTTACCCCGTCTTAGCGGCGATTATGGTCATCCGACAAGGAAAATTGAAAGTCACCTGGCTTCGTTTCAGGCGCATCTTGTTTAATTTTCTTGGGTTTTTTGTTGTAAGCTTACGGTTGTATGCGGTGCGCCTTGAAAGTCTGGATGATAAAAGTGTTGCCTCTGCAACGACGCCGTTTGGTGTTGCGATAGCAATTGGGGCATTGATTTCAATTTATACGGGATTTCTTAAATCCATTCTTTGA
- a CDS encoding Flp family type IVb pilin: MIKEFIKDEQGQDIVEYSLLLVLIGAAAVFVLTTMGQSISQIFSKINTKLTTANNSIS, translated from the coding sequence ATGATTAAAGAGTTTATCAAGGATGAACAAGGTCAGGATATCGTCGAGTATTCCTTGCTATTGGTTTTGATCGGTGCGGCGGCGGTCTTCGTTTTGACGACCATGGGCCAAAGCATCAGTCAAATTTTCAGCAAGATCAATACTAAGCTGACGACTGCGAACAACAGCATTTCGTAG